A genomic region of Dunckerocampus dactyliophorus isolate RoL2022-P2 chromosome 8, RoL_Ddac_1.1, whole genome shotgun sequence contains the following coding sequences:
- the LOC129186669 gene encoding hydroxyacyl-thioester dehydratase type 2, mitochondrial-like codes for MRSMWGQVRTLLSSSIFTGAPHCCCQLHIGQRASLTKVFSSRHVELFAELTGDTNPLHLDSAYAATTSFETPIVHGVLINGLISAVLGTKMPGRGCVFLYQEIRFPAPLYIGEEVLAEAEVRKIKMSFAFIAVKCAVKDKVVMEGEVMVMMPEEQQRDE; via the coding sequence ATGAGGTCCATGTGGGGTCAAGTCAGAACTTTGCTGTCCTCCTCCATATTCACTGGGGCCCCTCATTGCTGCTGTCAGCTCCACATCGGCCAGCGAGCCTCCCTCACTAAAGTCTTCTCCTCCCGCCATGTGGAACTTTTTGCCGAGCTGACGGGTGATACCAACCCCCTACACCTGGACTCGGCCTACGCGGCCACGACCTCCTTTGAGACGCCCATCGTCCACGGCGTCCTCATTAACGGGCTGATCTCTGCTGTGCTGGGCACGAAGATGCCAGGCCGCGGCTGCGTCTTCCTTTACCAGGAGATCCGATTCCCGGCGCCACTCTACATTGGTGAGGAGGTGCTGGCCGAAGCTGAAGTTCGCAAGATTAAGATGTCGTTTGCTTTCATTGCCGTGAAGTGTGCAGTCAAAGACAAAGTGGTAATGGAGGGCGAAGTGATGGTGATGATGCCTGAGGAGCAGCAGAGGGACGAATGA
- the LOC129186670 gene encoding ribonuclease P protein subunit p14-like — protein MNPHKDDKPSIYKRVVLKDASPYQYLKVCLELEKSSTRLSAVELKHFIITGLKSLFGEVGASLYFDILKYDRDTRTALLRVCSRGLVKLWSSLTLLGFYQKQKCAFRVMQVSPFLLALTANSRELQLD, from the exons ATGAATCCCCACAAGGACGACAAGCCCTCTATTTACAAACGTGTGGTGTTGAAGGATGCCTCTCCATATCAGTACTTGAAAGTTTGCCT TGAGCTGGAGAAGAGTTCAACCAGACTGAGTGCAGTTGAATTGAAGCACTTTATCATCACAGGCTTGAAGAGCCTCTTTGGAGAG GTGGGTGCGTCTTTGTACTTTGACATCTTGAAGTATGATAGAGACACCCGAACTGCTCTTCTGCGAGTGTGCAGCAG ggGTTTGGTGAAGCTGTGGAGCTCCTTGACTCTGTTGGGTTTCTACCAGAAGCAGAAGTGTGCCTTCAGAGTGATGCAG GTGTCTCCGTTCCTGCTGGCACTGACAGCAAACAGCCGAGAGCTGCAGCTGGACTGA
- the LOC129186786 gene encoding PX domain-containing protein kinase-like protein — MSYLEKPAPGRLLLDDTVPLTAAIEASQNLQSHTEYIIRVQRGVSSENSWQVVRRYSDFDALNNSLMVCGVSLPLPPKKLIGNRDREFIAERQRGLQAYLDAITQHPLLCSALPVKKFLDPDNYAANYTEIALQQVSMFFRSDPNWEVLEPLRDVGWRIRKKYFLIKNKEQSKERYMLSWVDLGPDKFLSDKDLHSAMKLLTSLSSPYMSPLFFSSTSESSALLIRPFNEAGSLRDHICKVLDVSGASVLQAAVPNCQVVLLDNCGHTIALERPRKAAKLVMDFLSVQKVDSKDAKKHS; from the exons ATGTCTTACCTGGAGAAGCCAGCCCCAGGGAGGCTGTTGCTGGACGACACAGTTCCCCTGACGGCGGCAATCGAAGCAAGCCAGAACCTGCAGTCCCACACG GAATACATCATCCGTGTCCAGAGGGGAGTGTCCTCAGAGAACAGCTGGCAG GTAGTGCGGCGCTACAGTGATTTTGACGCTCTCAACAACAGCCTGATG GTGTGCGGTGTCAGCCTTCCTCTCCCGCCTAAGAAGCTGATCGGAAACAGGGACCGGGAGTTCATAGCAGAAAGGCAGAGAGGCCTGCAGGCCTACCTGGATGCCATTACCCAGCATCCTTTGCTCTGCAGCGCTCTGCCTGTCAAGAAGTTCCTGGACCCAGACAACTACGCTGCCAACTACACAG AGATTGCCCTGCAGCAGGTCTCCATGTTCTTCAGGTCAGACCCCAACTGGGAAGTTCTGGAGCCTCTCAGAGATGTTG GCTGGAGGATCAGGAAGAAATATTTCCTCAtcaaaaacaaagaacaaagcaAAGAGCGGTATATGCTGAGCTGG GTGGACCTGGGCCCTGATAAGTTCCTGTCAGACAAAGACCTGCACTCTGCCATGAAGCTGCTCACCAGCCTCTCG AGTCCGTACATGTCTCCATTGTTTTTCTCCAGCACCAGTGAGTCTTCAGCACTTCTCATCAGGCCTTTCAATGAGGCCGGCTCACTCAGAGACCACATTTGTAAG GTTCTGGATGTTTCCGGAGCATCTGTGCTGCAGGCGGCGGTGCCCAACTGTCAGGTGGTTCTGCTGGACAACTGTGGTCATACAATAGCGTTGGAGCGGCCCAGAAAGGCCGCCAAGCTCGTCATGGACTTCCTGTCTGTACAGAAAGTCGACAGCAAAGACGCTAAAAAACATTCTTGA
- the LOC129186667 gene encoding monoacylglycerol lipase abhd6-B-like — protein sequence MEESVTVMLLVTVAVLPVLAFFTSLCFRPGVVIKAYNWFWRCKLRLTVRYSYSGSYRFCYFCRGTPGDATPSLLLLHGFSAAKDMWLPFVKHLPTNQHVVCVDMPGHEGTSRTGVEDYSIQGQVARIHQFVQSIGLVKRPFHLVGTSMGGNVAGVYAATYPAQLSGLTLMCPSGLVYPIDSEFISHLRELEKNPEQESIPLIPSTPQELEDMLRLCCYAPLKLPRQVLRGLLDNRIHDNRFYREVFMELADEKSRYSLQENLHLITSPLQVLWGKEDKVLDVSGASVLQAAVPNCQVVLLDNCGHTIALERPRKAAKLVMDFLSVQKVDSKDAKKHS from the exons ATGGAGGAGAGTGTTACTGTGATGCTACTTGTGACAGTTGCGGTGCTTCCTGTTTTGGCTTTCTTCACATCCTTGTGCTTCCGGCCCGGTGTTGTCATCAAGGCTTATAATTG GTTCTGGCGTTGCAAGTTGAGGCTGACGGTCCGTTACTCCTACAGCGGGAGTTACCGCTTCTGTTATTTCTGTCGTGGGACACCAGGGGACGCAACGCCATCGTTATTACTGCTGCATGGCTTTTCCGCCGCCAAAGACATGTGGCTGCCCTTTGTCAAG CACCTCCCCACAAACCAGCATGTGGTGTGTGTGGACATGCCGGGACACGAAGGGACGAGTCGCACTGGCGTTGAGGACTATAGCATTCAGGGCCAAGTTGCCCGAATCCACCAG TTTGTGCAGAGTATAGGTCTGGTCAAAAGACCATTTCACCTGGTGGGTACATCGATGGGGGGTAATGTTGCAGGAGTGTACGCCGCCACCTACCCTGCTCAGCTGTCTGGCCTCACCTTGATGTGCCCGTCAG GCTTGGTCTATCCCATAGACTCTGAGTTTATCAGCCATCTGAGGGAGCTGGAGAAGAATCCGGAGCAGGAGTCCATTCCCCTGATTCCCTCTACTCCTCAGGAACTGGAGGACATGTTGCGACTCTGCTGCTACGCCCCACTCAAGCTGCCTCGGCAG gTCCTGCGCGGTCTCCTTGACAACAGGATCCACGATAATCGTTTTTATAGAGAAG TGTTCATGGAGCTGGCTGATGAAAAGTCTCGTTATTCGCTGCAAGAAAATCTGCATTTGATCACGTCGCCCCTGCAGGTCCTTTGGGGGAAAGAAGACAAG GTTCTGGATGTTTCCGGAGCATCTGTGCTGCAGGCGGCGGTGCCCAACTGTCAGGTGGTTCTGCTGGACAACTGTGGTCATACAATAGCGTTGGAGCGGCCCAGAAAGGCCGCCAAGCTCGTCATGGACTTCCTGTCTGTACAGAAAGTCGACAGCAAAGACGCTAAAAAACATTCTTGA